A region from the Flavobacterium enshiense genome encodes:
- a CDS encoding ABC transporter permease, whose protein sequence is MEQFENVIDIKLFLPHREPMLMVDYILELTPTEVKTIFEIKNDNLFVADGFFSETGLVENGAQTCSSIVGQFFFLDENQQVKEGVEVIGFISGIKKITVYELPKVGSIITTNGVLLSRFDTDEYSIGTMVCHTFCEEALLFEAEINLFIQEKR, encoded by the coding sequence ATGGAACAGTTCGAAAATGTAATCGATATAAAATTGTTTTTACCGCATCGTGAACCGATGCTGATGGTTGATTATATATTAGAGCTGACCCCGACTGAAGTTAAAACGATTTTTGAAATAAAAAATGACAATCTTTTTGTTGCCGATGGCTTTTTTTCGGAAACAGGACTTGTTGAAAACGGAGCACAGACTTGTTCTTCCATTGTCGGGCAATTCTTTTTTTTAGATGAAAACCAACAGGTAAAAGAAGGTGTCGAAGTAATCGGTTTTATCAGCGGCATAAAGAAAATAACAGTATATGAATTGCCAAAGGTTGGAAGTATCATTACAACCAATGGCGTTTTGCTTTCCCGTTTTGATACAGATGAATACAGTATTGGTACGATGGTGTGTCATACGTTTTGTGAGGAAGCACTGCTTTTCGAAGCAGAAATAAATTTATTCATTCAGGAGAAAAGATAA
- a CDS encoding beta-ketoacyl-ACP synthase III — protein MFEVYITKSGKYLPNEVVSNDEMETFLGLINNTASKARRIILRNNGISSRYYALDREGKPTHTNAQLTNNAINTLFDATFTANDVELLSCGTSTPDTLLPSHAAMVHGLMKNKSVELNSSSGVCNAGMNALKFGYLSVKSGNTKNAICSGSERVSTWMLAGKFQNEVSSLKSLEEQPIIAFKKDFLRWMLSDGAAAFLLENKPRGKNSLKIEWMEAFSYAHELETCMYAGGDKLENGEIKPWSDYSSTEWLSESIFSIKQDVKLLDSYILEKGAESMKAAMDKNNVTAEDITYFLPHVSSHYFVEGLAKSLAERGIEIPSEKWFMNLKKVGNVGSASIYLMLEELMNSGKLVKGDKVMLSVPESGRFSYSYAYLTVC, from the coding sequence ATGTTTGAAGTCTACATAACAAAATCCGGGAAATATTTGCCTAACGAAGTGGTTTCGAATGACGAAATGGAAACGTTTCTTGGATTAATAAATAATACTGCCTCAAAAGCCAGAAGAATAATCCTTAGAAATAACGGAATTTCTTCTCGCTACTATGCATTAGACAGGGAAGGAAAACCTACTCATACCAATGCCCAACTGACTAACAATGCGATAAATACCCTTTTTGATGCTACTTTTACGGCCAATGATGTAGAACTGCTTTCATGCGGAACATCTACGCCAGATACGTTATTGCCATCGCATGCGGCCATGGTGCACGGATTGATGAAAAATAAATCCGTAGAACTGAATTCGTCTTCCGGAGTTTGCAATGCGGGGATGAATGCTCTTAAATTTGGGTATCTTTCCGTAAAATCGGGAAACACTAAAAATGCCATTTGTTCCGGTTCGGAGAGGGTGTCAACGTGGATGCTTGCCGGAAAGTTTCAAAACGAAGTTTCAAGCCTAAAAAGCCTTGAGGAACAACCAATAATTGCCTTCAAAAAAGATTTTTTACGTTGGATGTTGTCTGACGGCGCTGCAGCTTTTTTACTTGAAAATAAACCCAGAGGTAAAAATTCTTTAAAGATTGAATGGATGGAAGCCTTTTCCTATGCACATGAATTGGAAACCTGTATGTATGCGGGCGGCGATAAGCTGGAAAATGGCGAAATCAAGCCTTGGAGTGATTACAGTTCCACCGAATGGTTGTCTGAGTCAATTTTTTCAATCAAACAGGATGTGAAACTTCTCGATAGCTATATTCTTGAAAAAGGCGCTGAAAGTATGAAGGCTGCCATGGATAAAAATAATGTCACGGCAGAAGATATAACCTATTTTCTTCCCCATGTTTCTTCCCATTATTTTGTGGAAGGATTGGCTAAATCACTTGCTGAAAGAGGGATTGAAATTCCAAGCGAAAAATGGTTCATGAACCTGAAAAAAGTGGGTAACGTGGGTTCAGCATCTATCTATCTGATGTTGGAAGAATTAATGAATTCCGGAAAACTGGTTAAGGGCGATAAAGTAATGTTGTCGGTACCTGAAAGCGGACGATTCTCATATTCTTATGCTTATTTAACCGTATGCTAA
- a CDS encoding dialkylrecorsinol condensing enzyme DarA: MKNVLVVYYSQSGQLEEIARTVAKPLLEDSEVSVTFCPIVLEKSFPFPWEKEAFFDAFPESFLQVPSKIVTPSEEVLAKKYDLVLLAYQVWYLSPSIPVNSFLKSDFAKRLLESTPVVTVIGCRNMWALAQEKMKKLLQEAGAKLVGNVVLVDRHINHISVITIVKWMFSGEKKKYLGVFPKPGVSEKDIKESSKFGKIILKYLKSNSYTDLQTDLVAKDAVEIRPFLIEMDKKANKMFKIWANLIIGKTDSRPAWLKGFNIYLLVAIWVMSPIVYILHLFTYPLKFAKRRKEKAYFQGV; this comes from the coding sequence ATGAAAAACGTACTCGTAGTTTATTATTCACAGTCAGGGCAATTGGAAGAAATTGCGCGAACCGTCGCGAAACCTTTGTTGGAGGATTCTGAAGTTTCAGTCACTTTCTGTCCCATCGTATTGGAAAAATCATTTCCTTTTCCATGGGAAAAAGAAGCTTTTTTCGATGCTTTTCCCGAGTCGTTTCTTCAGGTTCCGTCTAAAATTGTAACGCCTTCTGAGGAGGTTTTGGCTAAAAAATACGATTTGGTACTTTTGGCTTATCAGGTTTGGTATTTATCACCTTCCATTCCGGTAAATTCTTTTCTCAAAAGCGACTTTGCCAAACGATTATTAGAAAGTACACCCGTGGTTACGGTTATAGGTTGTCGTAATATGTGGGCTTTGGCACAGGAAAAAATGAAAAAACTGTTACAGGAAGCCGGTGCAAAATTAGTGGGTAATGTGGTGTTGGTAGACAGACATATCAATCACATCAGTGTTATAACTATCGTAAAATGGATGTTTTCGGGAGAGAAAAAGAAGTATTTGGGGGTTTTTCCGAAGCCAGGAGTTTCAGAAAAAGACATTAAGGAATCTTCAAAATTCGGAAAAATCATTTTAAAGTACCTGAAAAGTAATTCGTATACCGATTTACAGACAGATCTTGTCGCAAAAGATGCTGTCGAAATTCGCCCATTTTTAATTGAAATGGATAAAAAAGCCAATAAAATGTTCAAAATTTGGGCTAATTTAATAATCGGAAAGACCGATTCACGTCCGGCTTGGCTTAAGGGCTTTAATATTTATTTGTTGGTGGCAATTTGGGTAATGTCACCAATTGTCTATATCTTGCACCTTTTTACATATCCTTTGAAATTCGCCAAAAGAAGAAAAGAAAAAGCCTATTTTCAGGGGGTTTAA
- a CDS encoding lipid A biosynthesis acyltransferase encodes MSQWDGKSKGTLLGYKIFVFCIKKLGIKAAYSVLVFVAFYYFIFERNSNRAMFYYFQNRLGYSFFKSKVMVYKSYFTFGQTLIDKTAIAAGLRDKFTYEFDGIELLRELLAEKKGGVLISAHLGNFEIADRFFEEIDFDCQINLVTTDMEHSQIKEYLESVTKKSSVKFIVIKEDLSHIFEINNALSKNELICFTGDRYFEGTKYMTETLLGAEANFPAGPFLIASRLKVPVVFVYVMKEPNLHYHLYARKADVKQRDEKGLLKAYTESVEGMLLKYPLQWFNYFMFWNQPEK; translated from the coding sequence ATGAGTCAATGGGATGGTAAGTCTAAAGGGACTCTTTTAGGGTATAAAATATTTGTTTTTTGTATAAAAAAGCTCGGAATCAAAGCGGCTTATTCTGTTTTGGTTTTTGTAGCTTTTTATTATTTTATATTCGAACGGAATTCCAATCGGGCAATGTTTTATTACTTCCAGAATCGACTTGGGTATTCCTTTTTTAAATCGAAAGTAATGGTTTATAAAAGCTATTTTACTTTCGGTCAGACACTGATTGATAAAACAGCAATTGCCGCCGGTTTACGTGATAAATTTACCTATGAGTTTGACGGGATTGAATTGCTGCGAGAACTTTTGGCTGAGAAAAAAGGAGGCGTTTTAATCAGTGCACACCTTGGGAATTTTGAAATAGCCGACCGTTTTTTCGAGGAAATCGATTTTGATTGCCAAATCAATCTGGTAACTACAGACATGGAACATTCTCAGATAAAAGAGTATCTGGAAAGTGTTACAAAGAAATCTTCCGTTAAATTTATTGTAATTAAAGAAGATCTGTCTCATATCTTCGAAATTAACAATGCGCTTTCAAAAAATGAACTGATATGTTTTACCGGAGACCGCTATTTTGAAGGAACCAAATACATGACAGAAACGCTTTTGGGAGCGGAAGCCAATTTTCCAGCGGGCCCGTTTTTGATTGCTTCCCGTTTAAAAGTTCCGGTTGTTTTTGTTTACGTAATGAAAGAACCGAATCTTCATTATCATCTTTATGCCCGAAAAGCTGATGTTAAACAACGCGACGAAAAAGGACTTTTAAAGGCTTATACTGAAAGCGTTGAGGGTATGCTTCTGAAATATCCTTTACAGTGGTTTAATTACTTTATGTTCTGGAACCAACCTGAAAAATAA
- a CDS encoding acyl carrier protein yields the protein MSTDLILEKINEIFVDEFEVDADIISPESNLKDTLGLDSLDYVDLVVAIESNFGVKLGEADFAGISTFNDFYKLIETKIQNKK from the coding sequence ATGAGTACCGATTTGATTTTAGAGAAGATTAATGAAATTTTTGTTGATGAGTTTGAAGTAGATGCCGACATTATCTCCCCAGAATCAAACCTTAAAGATACATTGGGTTTAGACAGTTTGGATTATGTTGATTTGGTTGTGGCAATTGAGTCTAATTTCGGTGTAAAGCTGGGAGAAGCTGATTTTGCAGGAATTTCTACATTTAATGATTTTTATAAACTGATAGAGACTAAAATCCAGAATAAGAAATAA
- a CDS encoding beta-ketoacyl-[acyl-carrier-protein] synthase family protein, translated as MSRRVVITGMGIYSCIGTSIEEVKQSLYEGKSGIVYDEERKEFGFQSAITGMVPKPNLKNLLNRRQRISVGEETEYAYMATIEALKNAKIEDSFFDENEVGILYGNDSVSKSIIEATDIIRDKKDTALIGSGAIFKSMNSTVTMNLSTIFRLRGVNMTISAACASGSHSIGLGFLLIQSGMQDMIICGGAQEINKYAMASFDGLGVFSTNEAEPAKASRPFDSGRTGLVPSGGAATLIIESYESAVKRGAPIIAEIIGYGVSSNGGHISTPNVEGPAAAMRRALEQAGIQPHEVDYINAHATSTPLGDANEAKAIYEVFGDSNPYVSSTKSMTGHECWMAGASEVIYSAIMMQNDFIAPNINFENPDEDSKKLNIATKTVNKNFDIYLSNSFGFGGTNSAVVVKKFKE; from the coding sequence ATGAGCAGAAGAGTTGTAATTACCGGGATGGGAATTTATTCCTGTATTGGAACTTCAATAGAAGAGGTGAAACAATCACTTTATGAAGGGAAATCGGGAATCGTGTATGATGAGGAAAGAAAAGAATTTGGTTTTCAGTCGGCCATAACAGGCATGGTTCCGAAACCAAATCTGAAAAACCTGTTGAATCGTCGTCAGCGCATTAGCGTTGGTGAAGAAACCGAATATGCTTATATGGCTACCATAGAGGCATTGAAAAACGCTAAGATTGAAGATAGTTTTTTCGACGAAAACGAAGTGGGAATCCTATACGGAAATGATAGTGTTTCCAAGTCGATTATTGAAGCTACAGATATTATACGTGATAAGAAAGATACCGCTTTAATTGGTTCGGGAGCGATTTTTAAATCGATGAACTCAACCGTTACCATGAATTTGTCTACTATTTTTAGATTACGAGGCGTGAATATGACCATAAGTGCTGCCTGTGCGAGTGGATCACATTCTATAGGACTTGGGTTTTTGTTAATCCAAAGTGGGATGCAGGATATGATTATTTGCGGAGGTGCTCAGGAAATCAACAAATATGCTATGGCCAGTTTCGATGGTTTGGGTGTTTTTTCCACTAACGAAGCAGAGCCCGCTAAAGCATCACGCCCTTTTGATTCCGGTCGTACCGGATTGGTGCCAAGTGGAGGAGCTGCGACATTAATCATTGAAAGTTATGAGTCGGCGGTAAAACGCGGTGCTCCCATAATAGCCGAAATTATCGGATATGGTGTTTCTTCTAACGGAGGTCATATCTCGACTCCAAATGTTGAAGGGCCTGCTGCTGCCATGCGTCGAGCTTTGGAACAGGCAGGTATTCAGCCGCATGAAGTAGATTATATCAATGCGCATGCAACGTCAACACCACTTGGGGATGCAAACGAAGCTAAAGCTATCTATGAAGTTTTTGGTGACAGTAACCCTTACGTAAGTTCAACAAAATCGATGACGGGCCACGAATGTTGGATGGCAGGCGCCAGTGAGGTGATTTATTCTGCTATTATGATGCAAAATGATTTCATAGCTCCTAATATCAATTTCGAAAATCCTGACGAGGATTCTAAAAAGTTAAATATTGCGACTAAGACTGTAAATAAAAATTTTGACATATATTTGTCGAATTCTTTTGGATTTGGTGGGACAAATTCAGCAGTTGTGGTTAAAAAATTTAAAGAATAG
- the fabG gene encoding 3-oxoacyl-ACP reductase FabG: protein MKCALITGGSRGIGSAICQKLAENKKYHILINYQYNQEAAEKTLEEVVKKGATGEIIQFNVSDAEEVKNVLTAWQEANPDAVVEVIVNNAGITRDGLFMWMSHEDWNNVINTSLNGFFNVTNFFIQRMLRNKYGRIINMVSVSGVKGTAGQTNYSAAKGAVVAATKALAQEVAKRNITVNAVAPGFIRTDMTSQLDEKELIKMVPANRFGEAEEVAELVGFLASDKAGYITGEVININGGIYS from the coding sequence ATGAAATGTGCTCTAATCACAGGTGGCTCCCGTGGAATCGGAAGTGCTATCTGTCAAAAATTAGCTGAAAATAAAAAGTATCATATATTAATTAATTATCAGTATAATCAGGAAGCTGCCGAAAAAACTTTGGAAGAAGTGGTTAAAAAGGGAGCGACCGGAGAGATAATTCAATTTAATGTCTCCGATGCGGAAGAAGTTAAAAATGTATTGACTGCCTGGCAGGAAGCTAATCCCGATGCCGTGGTGGAAGTTATTGTAAACAATGCCGGAATCACACGTGACGGTTTGTTCATGTGGATGTCGCATGAGGATTGGAACAATGTTATAAACACCAGTTTGAACGGCTTTTTTAATGTAACAAATTTCTTCATTCAGAGAATGTTGCGTAATAAATATGGTCGTATTATAAATATGGTTTCCGTGTCGGGAGTAAAAGGGACGGCAGGACAAACGAATTATTCAGCTGCGAAAGGCGCCGTGGTTGCGGCTACCAAGGCTTTGGCTCAGGAAGTGGCAAAGCGTAATATAACGGTTAATGCCGTGGCGCCGGGCTTTATCCGTACGGATATGACCAGTCAGCTGGATGAAAAAGAATTAATTAAAATGGTACCGGCCAATCGTTTTGGAGAAGCCGAAGAAGTAGCCGAATTAGTAGGCTTTTTGGCTTCCGATAAAGCAGGTTACATTACCGGAGAAGTTATTAATATTAACGGAGGAATTTATTCGTAA
- a CDS encoding HAL/PAL/TAL family ammonia-lyase — translation MSTINEYLSLEEFAGIVFKNNKVDVSDAVISRVEASFNFLKEFSGNKVIYGVNTGFGPMAQYRIKDEDRLQLQYNLIRSHSSGTGKPLSPVCVKSAILARLNTLSLGNSGVHPSVIHLMKEFINRDITPLIFEHGGVGASGDLVQLAHLALTLIGEGEVFYKGERRATKEVFELENLQPINVEIREGLALMNGTSVMTGIGIVNVHNAEKVLDWAIKCSCAINEIVQAYDDHLSAELNNTKRHFGQQEIAKRMRDNLADSTLVRKREDHLYTGENTEEVFKEKVQEYYSLRCVPQILGPVLDTINAVADVMENEINSANDNPIVDVKNQHVYHGGNFHGDYISLEMDKLKLVIAKLTMLAERQLNYLLNSKLNEILPPFVNLGTLGFNFGMQGVQFTATSTTAESQMLSNSMYVHSIPNNNDNQDIVSMGTNAAVITGKVIENAFEVLSIELITIVQAIDALGYKDQVSSVTRKMYDEVRNIIPEFKEDQVMYPFVQQVKDYLINN, via the coding sequence ATGAGTACTATAAACGAATATTTAAGCCTGGAAGAATTCGCTGGAATTGTGTTTAAAAACAATAAAGTTGATGTTAGTGATGCGGTGATAAGCAGAGTAGAAGCCAGTTTTAATTTTTTAAAAGAATTTTCAGGTAATAAAGTAATTTATGGTGTGAATACCGGTTTCGGGCCAATGGCTCAATACCGTATTAAGGATGAGGACAGGTTGCAGTTACAATATAATTTAATCCGAAGCCATTCTTCGGGTACCGGAAAACCTTTGAGTCCGGTTTGTGTAAAATCAGCCATCTTAGCTAGATTGAACACGCTTTCATTGGGGAATTCAGGTGTTCATCCGTCGGTAATTCATTTAATGAAAGAATTTATCAACAGGGATATTACACCGCTTATCTTCGAACATGGCGGAGTTGGTGCCAGTGGTGATTTGGTTCAATTGGCTCACTTGGCTTTAACGCTGATTGGTGAAGGAGAGGTTTTTTATAAAGGAGAACGCCGAGCGACCAAGGAAGTTTTCGAACTGGAAAATCTGCAACCGATCAATGTGGAAATTCGCGAAGGACTTGCATTGATGAACGGAACATCCGTAATGACCGGAATCGGAATCGTGAACGTACACAATGCGGAAAAGGTTTTGGACTGGGCCATAAAATGTTCTTGTGCAATTAATGAAATAGTTCAGGCTTACGACGACCATTTGTCGGCTGAATTAAATAACACGAAACGTCACTTCGGGCAACAGGAAATCGCCAAAAGAATGCGCGATAACCTTGCCGACAGTACGTTGGTAAGAAAAAGAGAAGATCACCTTTACACGGGAGAAAACACCGAAGAAGTGTTCAAGGAAAAGGTTCAGGAGTATTATTCGTTGCGCTGTGTGCCTCAGATTTTAGGTCCGGTTCTGGATACTATAAATGCGGTAGCCGATGTGATGGAAAATGAGATCAACTCTGCTAATGACAACCCGATTGTGGACGTGAAGAATCAGCATGTTTACCATGGTGGGAATTTCCACGGGGATTATATTTCGCTTGAAATGGATAAGCTGAAGTTGGTTATCGCTAAACTGACTATGCTGGCAGAGCGTCAGTTGAATTATTTGCTGAATTCTAAATTGAATGAGATACTTCCTCCGTTTGTGAATTTAGGGACGTTAGGGTTTAACTTCGGGATGCAGGGCGTTCAGTTTACGGCAACGTCAACAACGGCGGAAAGCCAGATGCTGTCAAATTCCATGTATGTGCACAGTATTCCAAATAACAATGACAATCAGGATATTGTAAGTATGGGTACCAATGCGGCAGTGATTACAGGAAAAGTAATTGAAAATGCCTTTGAAGTTTTGTCCATCGAATTAATAACGATTGTTCAGGCGATAGATGCTTTAGGGTATAAGGATCAGGTTTCTTCAGTAACGCGAAAAATGTATGATGAAGTGCGAAATATTATTCCTGAATTCAAAGAAGATCAGGTAATGTATCCGTTCGTACAACAAGTGAAAGATTATTTGATAAATAACTAA
- a CDS encoding NAD(P)/FAD-dependent oxidoreductase yields MKQEFVDVLVIGAGPSGCVSASYLHNNGTKVKVVEKTKFPRLVVGESLIPRVMDHFDEAGLFPALDAMNFEKKLGARFIRGEEICVFDFSNKFSEGWDWTWQVPRADFDNTLAQEVIRKGIDLEFESEVLDVKFNGSDSITTVKDKDGNIKEIHAKFIIDSSGYGRVLPRLLDLDTPSKLDPHSSIFTHVKDINRPEGEEGTLISFDILETEVWLWVIPFSNGNTSLGVVGPTTFINSLSENKDNAEALKNAIQLSDYYIKRFGGVEFLFEPVKLENYSRSVKKMYGEGFALTGNSSEFLDPVFSSGVAFATESGMLSAKLVHRQLKGEKIDWETEFTEYMKSGIGVFTTYVKEWYTGNLQTLFFHQPENPDVKRKICAVLAGYVWDQENPFVKKHDSVIKNMAYLLNLEKEQSSKNPE; encoded by the coding sequence ATGAAACAGGAATTCGTTGATGTACTCGTTATCGGAGCCGGTCCTTCTGGCTGTGTTTCAGCATCTTATTTACACAATAACGGCACAAAAGTTAAGGTGGTTGAAAAAACAAAATTCCCACGTTTGGTAGTAGGTGAAAGCCTTATTCCTAGAGTAATGGATCATTTTGACGAAGCCGGTTTATTCCCCGCGCTCGACGCCATGAATTTCGAGAAAAAATTGGGTGCGCGTTTTATCCGGGGAGAAGAAATCTGCGTATTTGACTTCAGTAATAAATTTTCAGAAGGCTGGGATTGGACCTGGCAGGTACCAAGAGCCGACTTCGATAACACTTTGGCTCAGGAAGTGATCCGAAAAGGAATTGATTTGGAGTTTGAAAGTGAAGTACTGGATGTTAAATTCAACGGAAGCGACTCTATAACCACCGTTAAAGACAAAGACGGCAATATCAAGGAAATTCACGCGAAATTCATTATTGATTCCAGCGGATACGGACGTGTTTTACCGCGTTTATTAGATTTGGATACTCCTTCCAAATTAGATCCACACTCCTCTATATTCACACACGTAAAAGACATTAACCGTCCGGAAGGAGAAGAAGGCACTTTGATTTCTTTTGACATTCTGGAAACGGAAGTATGGCTGTGGGTAATTCCTTTCTCTAACGGAAACACCAGTTTAGGAGTTGTAGGCCCTACGACCTTTATCAATTCGCTTTCCGAAAACAAAGACAATGCGGAAGCCTTAAAAAACGCTATCCAATTATCGGATTATTATATAAAACGTTTTGGCGGTGTGGAATTTTTATTCGAACCGGTAAAATTGGAAAATTATTCTCGCTCGGTAAAGAAAATGTATGGCGAAGGGTTTGCATTGACCGGAAACAGCTCTGAGTTTTTGGACCCTGTTTTCTCTTCCGGAGTAGCTTTTGCCACGGAATCCGGAATGTTATCCGCAAAATTGGTACACCGTCAGCTGAAAGGCGAAAAAATAGATTGGGAAACCGAATTCACGGAATACATGAAAAGCGGTATCGGCGTTTTCACCACCTATGTAAAAGAATGGTACACCGGAAACCTTCAGACGTTATTCTTCCACCAACCAGAAAACCCGGATGTAAAAAGAAAAATATGTGCAGTTTTAGCCGGTTATGTCTGGGACCAGGAGAATCCTTTTGTAAAAAAACATGATAGCGTCATTAAAAACATGGCCTACTTATTAAATCTTGAAAAAGAACAATCATCAAAAAACCCGGAATAA
- the pth gene encoding aminoacyl-tRNA hydrolase, producing the protein MKSEILRTPQNNIKEVSKKFLIVGLGNIGAEYVNTRHNIGFKVVDHLAKQESVSFETVKLGTLAECKIKGRTLLLLKPNTYMNLSGKALQYWMEKEKIAKENVLVITDDLNLPFGTIRIKPKGSDGGHNGLKSIQQILNSADYPRFRFGISDEFKKGKQVDYVLGEWDDQEKAALPERLDIAVEAVKSFALAGLGNTMSDFNGK; encoded by the coding sequence ATGAAATCGGAGATTCTGCGAACTCCACAAAACAATATAAAAGAAGTGAGCAAAAAGTTTTTAATTGTCGGTTTAGGCAATATCGGCGCCGAATATGTAAACACCCGACACAATATCGGATTCAAAGTCGTGGATCATTTGGCCAAACAGGAAAGCGTTTCTTTTGAAACCGTAAAATTAGGAACGTTGGCCGAATGCAAAATCAAAGGCAGAACCCTTTTGCTGCTGAAACCGAACACCTACATGAACCTGAGCGGGAAAGCACTTCAGTACTGGATGGAAAAAGAAAAAATTGCCAAGGAAAACGTATTAGTAATTACCGACGATTTGAATTTACCCTTTGGAACCATCCGCATCAAACCCAAAGGAAGCGACGGTGGACATAATGGTTTAAAAAGCATACAACAAATTTTAAATTCGGCGGATTATCCCCGTTTTCGTTTTGGAATCAGCGATGAATTCAAAAAAGGAAAACAGGTGGATTATGTCCTTGGGGAATGGGACGATCAGGAGAAGGCCGCTTTACCGGAGCGTTTGGATATTGCGGTTGAAGCAGTGAAATCATTCGCCTTGGCTGGTTTAGGAAATACGATGAGCGACTTTAACGGAAAATAA
- a CDS encoding 50S ribosomal protein L25/general stress protein Ctc, whose product MKSITIKGSERESVGKASTKAVRNAGMVPCVLYGGDQPVHFSAEEKAFKGLVYTPNVHTVVVELESGKSYNAILQDIQVHPVSDKILHIDFYQLHDEKEITMEVPVKVTGTSPGVLLGGVLRLNQRKLKVRALPANLPDFVEADITPLEMGNKLYVTKIPTNNFRLLHPDNTVVCQVRISRAAMKAAQEAAKAEKGGGKKKK is encoded by the coding sequence ATGAAATCAATTACGATTAAAGGATCAGAAAGAGAAAGCGTGGGCAAAGCTTCAACGAAAGCGGTACGTAATGCTGGAATGGTTCCTTGCGTGTTATACGGAGGAGATCAGCCAGTACATTTTTCAGCTGAAGAAAAAGCATTTAAAGGTTTGGTTTACACTCCTAACGTACACACTGTTGTGGTTGAGTTAGAAAGTGGAAAATCATACAACGCTATTCTTCAGGACATTCAGGTACACCCTGTGTCTGACAAAATTTTACACATCGATTTCTATCAGTTACATGATGAGAAAGAAATCACTATGGAAGTACCAGTTAAAGTTACGGGAACTTCTCCAGGTGTATTATTAGGAGGTGTTTTACGTTTAAACCAACGTAAACTTAAAGTTAGAGCTTTACCTGCTAACTTACCTGACTTCGTAGAGGCTGATATTACTCCTCTTGAAATGGGTAACAAATTGTATGTGACTAAAATCCCTACAAACAACTTCAGATTATTACACCCAGACAACACTGTAGTTTGTCAGGTGAGAATCTCACGTGCTGCAATGAAAGCTGCTCAAGAAGCTGCAAAAGCAGAAAAAGGTGGAGGAAAAAAGAAAAAATAA
- a CDS encoding ribose-phosphate pyrophosphokinase, producing the protein MSHIEPEAKIFACSQSTYLAEKIAKHYGAELGKVTFSTYSDGEFQPSFEESIRGLRVFLVCSTFPSADNLMELLLMIDAAKRASARHITAVIPYFGWARQDRKDKPRVPIGAKLVAKLLESAGATRIMTMDLHADQIQGFFEKPVDHLFASTIFLPYVESLNLENLTIASPDMGGSKRAYAYSKFLESDVVICYKQRKAANVIDTMELIGDVRGRNVILVDDMIDTGGTLAKAADMMMERGALSVRAICTHAILSGEAYERIENSKIQELIVTDSIPLKRESAKIKAVSCAPLFAEVMHMVQNNNSISSKFLM; encoded by the coding sequence ATGTCGCACATTGAACCGGAAGCAAAAATTTTTGCATGTTCACAAAGTACCTACCTTGCTGAAAAAATTGCAAAGCACTATGGTGCGGAGCTTGGTAAGGTAACGTTCTCAACATATAGCGATGGTGAGTTTCAGCCGTCATTTGAAGAGTCAATCCGCGGATTGCGCGTGTTCTTGGTCTGTTCAACATTTCCAAGCGCTGACAATCTGATGGAACTTTTGTTGATGATTGACGCTGCGAAAAGAGCATCGGCAAGACATATTACTGCAGTAATTCCGTATTTCGGATGGGCACGTCAGGACAGAAAAGATAAGCCAAGAGTTCCGATAGGGGCAAAATTGGTAGCTAAATTATTGGAAAGTGCAGGAGCAACCCGAATCATGACCATGGATTTACATGCGGATCAGATTCAGGGATTCTTCGAAAAACCGGTAGATCACCTGTTTGCATCGACCATTTTCTTGCCATATGTAGAGAGCTTGAATTTAGAGAACCTTACTATTGCATCCCCGGATATGGGTGGTTCAAAAAGAGCCTATGCCTATTCTAAATTCTTGGAGTCTGATGTGGTAATCTGTTACAAACAAAGAAAAGCGGCTAATGTAATCGATACAATGGAGCTGATCGGAGATGTTCGTGGCAGAAATGTAATTTTGGTAGATGATATGATCGATACCGGAGGTACTTTGGCAAAAGCAGCCGATATGATGATGGAAAGAGGTGCGTTAAGCGTGAGAGCGATTTGTACGCATGCGATTTTATCAGGTGAGGCGTATGAGAGGATTGAAAACTCAAAAATTCAGGAATTGATCGTAACCGATTCAATTCCGTTGAAACGAGAAAGTGCTAAGATAAAAGCAGTAAGCTGTGCTCCATTGTTTGCAGAAGTAATGCACATGGTACAGAACAACAACTCTATCAGCAGCAAATTTTTAATGTAG